tgggcccccgagggtctcgacagcagccctaggacaaacagagtcaaggatgactatgggcgagcccgtacatggctgaggcccaagcaagcaattgcttgggatgccctaagtcatgtctgagaccggcagggaggtctctaaatgggatcccaccgcagggaggcaccgagcccccggggccaatcgaacggccctaggacccattagagaagccctttggtacttttggagtgtgtctctggaccaccagccgacccctatcgaatggggcacgggcctccacttggacttacccgataacagtcaccggaggtgtcaccgctcgcgcccaccgagggtagcctggcatactccacccctccttccaaatgaaaaggatgcgcgagggccacacaaaaaagacagggaaactcctgatcgccctcttgctccgagcagaggctcgggggctcttcctgtaactGAGCTGAGACCTAGCGCTCGCACTCAGGGGCTCGGTAAGCGTGATAAAACCACTCGCTCAAACACGAGAAAAGCCCCTAgaagaataaatccactcctccagggcctcggaggctacacccggcgggtgcgctcacgcgcacccaccgaggcctcgagtacgaaataccatcccgccaggagctgccgcaagccaagtctcatcaaaacctcaggaagagcgctcacactctccccgaggctcaggggctactgtcgggtaccataaaaaggggtcccctaagcaagaaccgaaaaaatcgcttagaccatgTAAAAATTGAAGCCGAGAGACAACTACCggtaaacccccaccttatccgaggctcagctggaccgcccggcccacctcgaatagTATCCcgactcacccgaagcgggctcagcccaaaatgaaaccatgaggcctcagacgaggtaccgattctctgactcgcccgaggccccgtccACCAGGCCTCGGACGAGAtaccgattcttcgcctcgcccgaggccctgcacgtaaggcctcggacgaggtactaaTTCTTCGCCTTGCctaaggccccgcccgtaaggcctcggatgagataccgattctccgcctcgctcgaggccccacccgtaaggcctcggacgaggtaccgattctctgactcactCGAGGTTGGCTCGGCAGCTACCCCATCACTGTCGCCTCGACtgggacgtcacgtccaactggCGCGACCACCCACTCCCACGACGTCAACTGAATGATGGcttgatacagcggagtggccgacgagatgggagtcacatcgacgccatgccgtccgagacaggacggggcaggggttcccggccgctgtgctcggcactgtgcccatgactgacacccatgcggcactgtgctgcctaaccccacctgctctaaggacagcgcggcgtggagagtcatgttcgggtccctgtagcctcagaatcagcgtacaagaccaattgctccctccgagcctcggctacctGCTTCCGCACCcctatagcctcgggactcgtgcccgccgagcccccccataatggttcagcctctgcaccgactgggcctcggctctctacgttatCGACATAGAGCGACCGACACGTCGTCCacagtatgcgccatgccctacgtcaagccatcattggagctcccacgtcgcacaggatcgggcgtgaccggcgcgtcgctccagtgcaccgaggacaagaccgctccatcgaccataccgccatagtgacaagctacagggctcggacatgccacctctgctcacaaaacaccacgtagcaaatccatgtaccacccccgtgcctcccttcaactataaaagagagTGGCCAGGCCGCTTCTAGGAAGGAGACACAGAGACATCGCTCAGATAGACACACACGGACGCACAACGCTCTATAACTCATACTCCTCCGcaccacaagagatcaacatctcaagcaacccacgccactccacgcagagacctgggactagttccctttctcgcccagcttgtaaacccctactacaagcacctcggtgcaagaaatacaagatcgctctctcagactggacgtagggcacctattgcctgaatcagtataaaccttgtgtctctttgcatcaccatccggaattaagggcacgcagtacactttcatttgtcggttgagggcccgccggtccaaaacaccaacagaTGCAAAGCGGCAGCGGAATCGAGGCCGACTCCTCCAGGTCAGGTGTGTGCGTACCTCGACGGTGGGCCGACGACGACTGGCACGGCTGGCGGATGTCGCCGCAGCTAGGGAGGATCCAGCGATGCATTTTCCGGAGGAACGGTATGTGGCTGATCATtcagcttgggctggcccgtttGTCTGTTCCTCCCTGCTGGCCGGCGGTGTCGATCGGGGGCCGGGGGCGGCCGAGGCGAGCGACGACAGCCTCCGACCACGCGCGCGCGCACGCCGGGGAGAGACGGTACGGTGTGCTCTCGGCTGGGTCGATGCCGATGGAGGAGGCACGGTGAGCTGCTGTGGGAGAGACGAATGAATAGGCAGGGACCGGAGACGAGCGGCGGGAGCAATGGTCGGAGCAGGGGCGACCCGAGCTTTTGGGTGGCCAGCTCGCCTCGCCCCCTGCCTGCTTGCCTTAATTTGGAATGCATGCAACAGCGAGCGATCCACGCGCTCACGCGGCTGCTCCGTGCATGTTAGTCAGCCCGTCAGCCGTCGCGGCAGCGCTCGGGAACTGGTAGTGAGCAAAAGACCACAATGATGCTAATATGAGCAAGCGCGATGTCATCAAATCTCAAGAAcgcttttggtaattttttgaaaaagaaaaaaagtccacattacctcCCTCAATTTTTTTTGGAAAGTCCCGGATAAACCGCgtccctaaacttttaaaaccgttctcGTTGACCGGCTATAAACGGTTTTTAAAGGccgttttgtctttttcttttttatttatttcggctgaatctttgaaaaattatagtaaatcacagaaaaatcataaaatagaaaattgaattttgttagactccacatgagtagatctacacgatgaacatataatatggtatgcttttgTACAAATTTTTTGCTGTAGCTTCATATATATGATTTTCAATAGTTAATTCATAActgtagtttctatggtccaattgtggtggaATTTTTATGGtgcgctaattattgtatgcttgaactgtagtaaaaatttcatactcattagatcatgtataacttatttATAGATTTATATTTTTTAACAAGCATACACCTAAATAAATCGGGCctttaacaaggagagaaatgcCAGCAAATATTCGGGCCTTTAACCTGGCCTGCAAGAGCAATCGGGCCTATTGATCGTATGGGCTATTCTTTGGGCCAGGCCCAGCGTGTTCAACGAAGCACTCGCTCTCCTGACAGCGAGAAGGCGCACGGGCACGCGCGGGGCAACTCCATAGCGGTAGCGGCAAATGCGCGCAGAGGAGGGGCCGTACAGCCGGAGATGTTAGGGTTGTCGTCGGAGAGGGCAATGCGGAGGGAGAGCGTCGGCCGTGCTAGGTTCAATGAAGCGCTGACGCCGCTGTGGGCCTTGCCCTCGAGGTTTCGCGGCGAGGTAATGTTCGCAATTTTTTGTTTTCACATCAAATTTATTCGTACTTTCTGAATGCTCCTAAATTCTGGCTCATCGTACTTGGGAGAGTCTGCCGGAGGTCGAGGGCGGGAATTTTTAGGATCTCCCCGACCAAACAAACTTGCTATCCATTTCTGTTTCGCATAGTAAAAACATGCaaaaaaattgaagtaattaCTGTCATATTTGTTAATTGTTATTAGTGTGTTGATGTTGACACTCATCCGTAAACTCCATATCAACCAGGACCACGAGTAATTACAAAACTGAGCTGCAGAAATCAGCATGATCATGTGTGGTATGTACCTTATATAAGAATAATTATGAATTACTGGATGGACCCATTCAAATCATTATGAAACCAAATCGTATTACAATTTTGAATAAATGCAGTCTTGCAAATGTTTGGTTCAGAACACCAGAGTTTCAATCCTAGCTTTAGCGAAAAATCATTATCAATCTCATACATTAACGACACAATCTTATTTTGGACCACAACAACTGTGAAAGGCAGCAATTCATCATTTGGAATTAGTTCCACGACACACTGACTCCGCTTTGCTGAAGAAAACATAATACTTATTCATAACGCATTGCAAAGATGTGTAGACTGCTTGACCGTTGCAGCAGCAGACCTTGAGCAGGAGAGGGAGTTTTCATGTCGGCGATTACTGAGACAGAGACCTGCAATACATATTGGTGACTAAAGTGACTCCTTTTGCAACTTTTTGAAGGCAGAGGCGGTATGAATTATGCAGTATTCATGGCTACACTAATGGATGCTCACCGGAGTGTAATGACGGGTTCGATTTCAGCTTcttgtgtagtggctgctgcggCGATGTGCTCATCAGCCGTGTTCTGGCTTCCTTCAGTAGTATCAGGAGCTGTGTTCTGAATCCCTTGGGTAGCAGCGGTTGTGGCGGCGGGACTGGCTGCTGTTTCCTGGTTTCCTTCAGTGTGGAAGTGCATGTCGATGTTGTGTGGCTGTACGATTGGACGCCCGCTTTCTTGTTCGATGCCCTTACTGAAGTCGCTGTGCATTTGAGCCAGATGTACCACCTTGAGATTCTTGAAACCACTAAGGTTTGCTGGTGGTTTCTTGAGTTTGCCACATTTCGCAAATACCAGCTCCTCGAGGCAGTTCATGGCTCCTGAATGGAATGTGCATTCTATCAGGTTTTTCATGGAGATGATGGACAACCTTCTCAGTCTACGGTAGCCCCCATTTGTGCAATCCTGTTTCTCCGATGTGGAGGCGTTGCATAAGGAGAGGACGAGGAGGTGTTGAAGACCTTGCAGTTTAGATAAGGGATCTATGTCCAAGTTGCTGTCCCAGAGATAGAGGTAGGTGATGGATTGCATCATTGAGAGGCGATGATCGCAGAGTGGCCCCATATCACCACCGAGTTTCAGCTTGTCAAGGTTTTTTCCAATTTTCAGGGATGTTACATCAAACTGCCCCCCCTGACATGTAATTGTCAGCGATCGAAGGAACTCCATCTTGCTGATTTGGCGACAAATGCCCTTGGAGACTTCACTTGGCACCTTCTTAATTGACAGCTTTCTAATGAACTGGAGGTATGATAGCTGTTGCTCGAAAGACAGCCCTCTAGGAGACTGCGGTCCATGCTTAGCACCTGCCAATGTTTGCAGATTACTCAACAAGTATAGGCCTTCTAAGATGTGGATGGACTTGTCACGGAAAGTGTTTGAGAGGAGGAGATATCTCATCTCTGTGAACGCTGAAACGCTGTCCAATCTTGTTATGTTTGTGTCCCTGATATCGAGGCACATCAGGTGCTTGAGCCTCTGGCAAGATGAAGGCAGATGCTCCAACTGTGTTCCCCGCAGGCCTAGGTAGCGCAAGCAAATAAGGTACCCAATACTGGACGGCAGGCGGTCAAGATGGGCTCCCTGTAGTTCTAATGTCCGTAAAAGCTTGTATTTCCGATTAAATGACAGTTCAAACTTCTGATGCTCCATCTGAGTTCTAAAATACAGCAGGCAGCGGAGTCGGATATCTTGAAGTGCAACCAATGCCTCATCAACACTGCCATCTCTGTGCACAGCAACCATGCGATAGCGCTCTGGAAGCGCCCTCTTCCTTCTGGGATGGAAGTGATCTCCCCTCCTGCTGGGGGTGGTGGGGATAGATGCCTCACTCTCACTCCCATTGTCAGGCTCAGACTCAGATAAGAATCGGCAGAACTTTTGGAGCTTGCACATTCGTAAAGCCAAGCCCTGGATGTCCTTATTGACTGTGTACTtcaccttgccatcgatgtgccCCTCCTTTTTCTTAAGCAGGCCCCTCTTGGTGAGTTCGTCTAGAAGATCCTCTGCTTCTTGCTCTTGGCTCTGATGTGGGCTATCTTGCAGGAATCCTTCTGCCATCCACAGACGGATAAGCTTCTTCTTGGGGATCCCATCATTCTGTGGTATCTCTGAGCTATCCGGGAAAGCCAGGCAGTATAAGAAGGCAAGCCGAATGTCACCTGGTGATTTGTCATCCTCTAGCTTTATAGTCCGATCACGCCTGTGACGACGTCTGGTATCATTATCGTGTATTATAATACCATCCATCCGTTCCATGATTTCCCTCCATTTCTTATGGAAAGATTTCTCTTGAAGCAATGTCCCCATCATGCATAAATTCCATGGGTTGCCCTGGCATTTTTCCTGGATCCCATCCAGGATATCCTCCATCTTATCCAACTCATCTGTAGGTAGATTTGGACAAACGCTAATGAGAGCGTTACGAAACTCATCATCTGGAGGAGTATAGTCGGGGAAAGCTGCACGCCTGAGTAAAACGAGGGCTTCATTATCTTTAAGTCTGGAAATTGTAACGACCTTATGCTGCCCAGCTATTTCTGCTTTTTGTGCCAGGCAGATGATCTTCCCCCTTTTTGTTTAAAGGACGGCAATGGGTCATTCAGGACGTGCATAAGGCTATTCAAGACACCAGTA
The nucleotide sequence above comes from Miscanthus floridulus cultivar M001 chromosome 18, ASM1932011v1, whole genome shotgun sequence. Encoded proteins:
- the LOC136524617 gene encoding disease resistance protein RPM1-like — translated: MALFGWNPMADVVVSSCFSATSVLVDEIVWKLLLNEDKEIITSRGGHQMTMAKQELQEIEKYMNHASIIIAGGIGDAELRSWLADAQLDAFRLEDQIAMYSTQDFDKYQLYSLKSAIGKMSIEKLTKNIQSHLKKMPIDLQIRAKLSEISRFTRYSNLVSADRVVGMEKEFKDVMDFLRSENDHQVLFIIGGQGSGKTTLIDKVYEDTYVKNQFSLRSRVNVSEARGLVGLLREVLEGSSVDPSAIDELEIIRKVYDTFNEENYLIVLDDVQDTGVLNSLMHVLNDPLPSFKQKGGRSSAWRAAFPDYTPPDDEFRNALISVCPNLPTDELDKMEDILDGIQEKCQGNPWNLCMMGTLLQEKSFHKKWREIMERMDGIIIHDNDTRRRHRRDRTIKLEDDKSPGDIRLAFLYCLAFPDSSEIPQNDGIPKKKLIRLWMAEGFLQDSPHQSQEQEAEDLLDELTKRGLLKKKEGHIDGKVKYTVNKDIQGLALRMCKLQKFCRFLSESEPDNGSESEASIPTTPSRRGDHFHPRRKRALPERYRMVAVHRDGSVDEALVALQDIRLRCLLYFRTQMEHQKFELSFNRKYKLLRTLELQGAHLDRLPSSIGYLICLRYLGLRGTQLEHLPSSCQRLKHLMCLDIRDTNITRLDSVSAFTEMRYLLLSNTFRDKSIHILEGLYLLSNLQTLAGAKHGPQSPRGLSFEQQLSYLQFIRKLSIKKVPSEVSKGICRQISKMEFLRSLTITCQGGQFDVTSLKIGKNLDKLKLGGDMGPLCDHRLSMMQSITYLYLWDSNLDIDPLSKLQGLQHLLVLSLCNASTSEKQDCTNGGYRRLRRLSIISMKNLIECTFHSGAMNCLEELVFAKCGKLKKPPANLSGFKNLKVVHLAQMHSDFSKGIEQESGRPIVQPHNIDMHFHTEGNQETAASPAATTAATQGIQNTAPDTTEGSQNTADEHIAAAATTQEAEIEPVITLRSLSQ